The Nerophis lumbriciformis linkage group LG24, RoL_Nlum_v2.1, whole genome shotgun sequence genome includes a region encoding these proteins:
- the LOC133620298 gene encoding ATP synthase F(0) complex subunit C2, mitochondrial-like: protein MYACAKFVTSPALLRGGSRVLARPVSVFSRPEATVEQQTLLPACTSSVVSRAFQTSSLCRDIDTAAKFIGAGAATVGVAGSGAGIGTVFGSLIIGYARNPSLKQQLFSYAILGFALSEAMGLFCLMVAFLILFAM from the exons ATGTATGCCTGCGCTAAGTTTGTCACTTCTCCTGCTCTG CTGCGCGGGGGGTCCAGAGTCCTTGCCCGGCCCGTCTCCGTCTTTAGCAGACCTGAAGCCACTGTGGAGCAGCAG ACCCTCTTGCCAGCATGTACATCGTCAGTCGTGAGTCGCGCCTTCCAGACCAGCTCGCTGTGTCGGGACATCGACACCGCAGCCAAGTTCATCGGTGCCGGTGCTGCCACTGTGGGGGTGGCTGGTTCCGGAGCTGGAATTGGAACCGTGTTTGGTAGCCTCATCATTGGCTATGCCAG GAACCCCTCCCTGAAGCAGCAGCTCTTCTCCTATGCCATCCTGGGCTTTGCGCTGTCTGAGGCTATGGGTCTCTTCTGTCTGATGGTGGCGTTCCTCATCCTGTTTGCCATGTAA